A window of the Amycolatopsis solani genome harbors these coding sequences:
- a CDS encoding ParA family protein, whose product MPTYAYWNNKGGTGKTSLCFQSICFYANAHPEERVLAIDVCPQANLSELFLGGLANGGSDRLLARQGETIRATIGGYFQLRLPSPYSAPNFNPDDFLTHPVEYNEHVPENVDLICGDPLLELQSNAISTLANTQIPGTDAWVTVVDWLRDLLGRLEGRYDTIFVDCNPSFSIYTQIALSAVDRLVLPVMADDSSRRAIQNAFSLVYGLKLPSDIYLAYAFATRLQKVGRVLPKVHLIAKNRLTQYITDASAYSAVLETIELDVRKLLASNPEIFAFDEVEDGVISIRDFQTTGVVAFSHGCPLYALKSGKRNVLGRRVTVKEDYRLNMVAAMNDLVDKL is encoded by the coding sequence GTGCCTACGTACGCGTACTGGAATAACAAGGGGGGCACCGGCAAGACCAGCCTGTGCTTTCAATCGATCTGCTTCTACGCCAACGCTCACCCCGAGGAGCGAGTGCTGGCCATTGATGTTTGTCCGCAGGCGAATCTTTCGGAGTTGTTCCTTGGCGGACTGGCGAATGGAGGAAGTGATCGTCTGCTGGCTAGGCAGGGTGAGACGATCCGAGCTACTATCGGTGGCTATTTTCAGCTCCGCCTGCCCTCGCCCTATTCGGCTCCCAATTTCAATCCGGATGATTTTCTTACGCATCCAGTCGAGTACAATGAGCATGTCCCAGAGAATGTCGACCTGATCTGCGGTGATCCGCTCCTCGAGTTGCAGTCGAACGCAATTTCCACGCTTGCGAACACGCAGATTCCCGGCACGGACGCGTGGGTGACGGTGGTTGACTGGCTTCGCGACCTACTTGGGAGACTTGAAGGTCGTTATGACACAATCTTTGTTGATTGCAACCCGAGCTTCTCGATCTACACGCAGATCGCGCTGTCGGCGGTCGACCGGCTTGTCCTGCCGGTGATGGCCGATGACTCGTCTCGTCGTGCCATTCAGAACGCGTTCTCCTTGGTATACGGTCTCAAGCTTCCGTCGGACATCTACTTGGCCTACGCGTTCGCCACGCGACTGCAGAAAGTTGGGAGGGTGCTACCAAAGGTGCATCTGATTGCGAAAAACCGGCTTACTCAATACATCACGGATGCCTCCGCGTACTCTGCGGTCTTGGAGACGATCGAGCTGGATGTACGGAAATTGCTGGCAAGCAACCCTGAGATCTTCGCGTTCGACGAGGTTGAGGATGGCGTTATCAGTATCCGGGACTTCCAGACAACCGGCGTGGTGGCCTTCTCGCACGGTTGTCCGCTTTATGCGCTCAAGTCTGGCAAACGGAATGTACTTGGTCGCCGGGTCACCGTTAAAGAAGACTACCGGCTTAACATGGTTGCCGCGATGAACGATCTTGTCGACAAGTTGTAA
- a CDS encoding DNA-3-methyladenine glycosylase 2 family protein, producing MVTETLALWRDAERCYRVVTARDSRFDGQFIMAVRTTGIYCRPSCPASTPKAQNVRFFPTSAAAQANGFRACRRCLPDAVPGSPDWNVRADLAARAMRLISDGTVEREGVPGLARRLGYSERQLGRVLTAELGAGPLALARAHRAHSARLLIELSELPLTDVAFAAGFSSVRQFNETIREVFATTPSQLRAFAASRRRPDVSGTRLSLRLPFRPPFDAVGLLRFFAAHAVPGVEVVTSTSYARALRLAHGTGVVRLTPAADHVRCELTLTDLRDLGSAVSRVRRLLDLDADPAAVTRVLGADPALAPAVAAVPGIRVPGAADGEELLLRALPDVALPPGDEVPGEWGVTRLFPTAAQVAATGHPVAEALASGRLEVHVGRDAAELRAELLTYVGPSTAEDVVMRVLGAPDVLVIDDPVVRRGAEALGIPPGSLPERARAWTPWCSYAGMYLRRTAVS from the coding sequence ATGGTCACCGAAACGCTCGCACTCTGGCGCGACGCCGAGCGCTGCTACCGCGTGGTCACCGCCCGCGACTCGCGCTTCGACGGCCAGTTCATCATGGCCGTCCGCACCACCGGCATCTACTGCCGCCCGTCGTGCCCGGCGTCGACGCCGAAGGCGCAGAACGTCCGCTTCTTCCCGACGTCGGCGGCCGCGCAGGCCAACGGCTTCCGCGCCTGCCGCCGCTGCCTGCCCGACGCCGTACCCGGCTCGCCGGACTGGAACGTGCGCGCCGACCTCGCGGCGCGGGCGATGCGCCTGATCTCCGACGGGACCGTGGAGCGCGAAGGCGTCCCCGGCCTCGCGCGGCGGCTCGGCTACTCGGAACGCCAGCTCGGCCGGGTCCTCACCGCCGAACTCGGCGCCGGCCCGCTCGCACTGGCCCGCGCGCACCGGGCGCACTCGGCGCGGCTGCTCATCGAGCTGTCCGAGCTGCCGCTGACCGACGTCGCGTTCGCGGCGGGGTTCTCCAGCGTGCGGCAGTTCAACGAGACGATCCGCGAAGTGTTCGCGACAACGCCTTCGCAGCTTCGCGCCTTCGCCGCGTCACGGCGTCGACCCGATGTGAGCGGCACCCGGCTCAGCCTCCGGTTGCCGTTCCGGCCGCCGTTCGACGCTGTCGGGTTGCTCCGCTTCTTCGCGGCTCACGCGGTTCCGGGCGTCGAAGTGGTGACTTCGACGTCTTACGCGCGGGCGCTGCGGCTCGCGCACGGCACCGGCGTCGTCCGGCTGACGCCTGCGGCCGACCACGTGCGCTGCGAGCTGACGCTCACCGACCTGCGCGACCTCGGCAGCGCGGTCAGCCGCGTGCGCCGGCTGCTCGACCTCGACGCCGACCCGGCGGCGGTCACCCGGGTGCTGGGTGCCGACCCGGCGCTGGCCCCGGCGGTGGCGGCCGTGCCGGGGATCCGGGTCCCGGGCGCGGCGGACGGCGAGGAGCTGCTGCTCCGGGCGTTGCCCGACGTCGCGCTGCCACCCGGCGACGAGGTCCCCGGCGAGTGGGGCGTGACGCGGCTGTTCCCGACGGCGGCGCAGGTCGCGGCGACGGGCCACCCGGTGGCCGAGGCGTTGGCTTCGGGGCGGCTGGAGGTGCACGTCGGCCGGGACGCGGCCGAGCTGCGCGCGGAGTTGCTGACGTACGTCGGCCCGTCGACCGCGGAAGACGTGGTGATGCGTGTGCTCGGGGCCCCGGACGTGCTGGTGATCGACGACCCCGTGGTCCGGCGCGGCGCCGAGGCGCTGGGCATCCCGCCGGGCTCGCTGCCGGAACGTGCGCGTGCGTGGACACCGTGGTGCTCCTACGCCGGGATGTACCTCCGCCGGACCGCGGTGAGCTAG
- a CDS encoding DNA recombination protein RmuC produces MATVLTTAAIVLAVLLLVAVAVLWRLYNDGMRRADAAARLVAAERAKADQQQLALRRYEVAFASISGRGELGEQVLVETARALGLREDLHFTLQTDLAGGGAAKPDMVLRVGGGRTVPVDAKASMATWSEAVETDDPDERIDALRAHVRQIRSRAADLAGKGYQRWADAIYGTIMFVPSDAAVVAAMDTDPELLRWLIDRRVFLCGPTGFGVLASAALFAASDRTLEADVEQVRAGAAAAHRAAGGAVEALNLSSTHLQRFLSARRRELEALETFRATVAPLSEASGSPAPVPTVRKGDELAAS; encoded by the coding sequence GTGGCGACAGTGCTGACCACCGCGGCGATCGTGCTGGCGGTCCTGCTGCTCGTCGCCGTCGCGGTGCTGTGGCGGCTGTACAACGACGGGATGCGCCGGGCGGACGCGGCGGCCCGGCTGGTGGCGGCCGAGCGGGCGAAGGCGGACCAGCAGCAGCTCGCGCTGCGGCGCTACGAGGTGGCGTTCGCGTCGATCAGCGGGCGCGGCGAGCTGGGCGAGCAGGTGCTGGTCGAGACGGCGCGCGCGCTCGGCCTGCGCGAAGACCTCCACTTCACGCTCCAGACCGACCTGGCGGGCGGCGGCGCGGCGAAACCGGACATGGTGCTGCGCGTGGGCGGCGGCCGCACGGTGCCGGTCGACGCGAAGGCGAGCATGGCGACGTGGTCGGAGGCGGTGGAGACCGACGACCCGGACGAGCGGATCGACGCGTTGCGCGCGCACGTGCGCCAGATCCGCTCCCGCGCGGCCGACCTGGCGGGCAAGGGCTACCAGCGCTGGGCGGACGCGATCTACGGCACGATCATGTTCGTCCCGTCGGACGCGGCGGTGGTCGCGGCGATGGACACGGACCCGGAGCTGCTGAGGTGGCTGATCGACCGCCGGGTCTTCCTGTGCGGCCCGACGGGCTTCGGCGTCCTGGCCTCGGCAGCCCTCTTCGCGGCGAGCGACCGGACGCTGGAAGCGGACGTCGAGCAGGTCCGAGCGGGGGCGGCAGCCGCCCACCGCGCGGCCGGCGGTGCGGTGGAGGCGTTGAACCTGTCGAGCACGCACCTCCAGCGATTCCTTTCGGCCCGGCGGCGGGAGCTGGAGGCCCTGGAGACGTTCCGGGCGACGGTGGCGCCGTTGTCGGAGGCGTCGGGCAGTCCGGCGCCGGTGCCGACGGTGCGGAAGGGGGACGAACTGGCAGCGAGCTGA
- a CDS encoding 4a-hydroxytetrahydrobiopterin dehydratase, with product MTEILSDSEADGRLGANWTRTGAVISREVELASFSQAIEAVDRVAVLAEAADHHPDIDIRWRTVTFRLSTHSAGGLTAKDFSLAAEIDSVIAAL from the coding sequence ATGACGGAAATCTTGAGCGACTCCGAGGCCGACGGACGTCTGGGCGCGAACTGGACGCGCACCGGAGCGGTGATCTCCCGCGAGGTGGAGCTGGCTTCGTTCTCCCAGGCGATCGAGGCGGTGGACCGCGTGGCGGTCCTCGCCGAAGCGGCCGACCACCACCCGGACATCGACATCCGCTGGCGCACCGTGACGTTCCGCCTCAGCACGCATTCGGCGGGCGGCCTCACGGCGAAGGACTTCTCCCTGGCGGCCGAGATCGACTCGGTCATCGCCGCCCTGTGA
- a CDS encoding AAA family ATPase — MRLHRLEVEAFGPYCAREVVDFDVLGADGLFLLHGETGAGKTTLLDAIAFALFGVVPGARNEAKRLRCDLADPDQVTEVALELTVQGHRLKIVRNPEYQRPKRRGEGTTTQQARVSLSWVGTAPAGLAPEGLIRIEEVARTVERLLGMTAAQFFQVVLLPQGEFARFLRSDTAEREKLLERLFGTERFADVERWFADLRAERGRELEKRQQDVRELLARYAQEAQQDPPEADVAEWVAAVLAASEERVGQVTAEELRARSAAQRADVYLQEERAGAEKIRRVRTAHLRLLEITEQAPQRAEWAQEVAAARRAAGVAVEADLLDRRAAELTEAEQAEKACGGHLREFGTRATGDLKARAATAREEAGAVAELVAEAEQQQLDVMRRDDRKLAAVTARQQVEQLTTELAAIPGQLAKLRADALAAAEAEAKLDGARAKVEELTAAARDAADLPEAQAKVGRGEAKLREVVDTHQAARQRRLDLRERRLDGMAAELAAALPEGAPCPVCGSAEHPAKANRDVELVDPAEERAAEEAEQTADAVRQRVVVALEEAKARLAGLLERLAGRTAESITAELAEARSAVVALTERAAGKAKLGQQVVLLEQDLEARTERRRQAEQAATEATTDVRALEERLAERERRLVAGRGEFADVAARRGHLIGLAGALEAVAEARTAVIGARERVAEQRALVEAAVTAKGFTSLKKARAAMLPDEQIEKLEQGIAEAEAAAAGARALLSEPDLFGISPDDVADVDRAADAAELARARADSAYAAMRVATAQHDELTRLAGLLRKALAGLAPAEAAYAELRALAEVVNGRGQNSRKMSLRSYVLAARLEEVAVAATHRLRTMSQGRYSFVHSDAAGARGTRGGLGIDVLDDYSGTIRPAKTLSGGESFLASLALALGLADVVAGETGGALLDTLFVDEGFGTLDAETLDVVMNILDELRAGGRVVGLVSHVEELRQRIPTRLRVRKSRTGSTLEVRAG; from the coding sequence ATGAGGCTGCACAGGCTGGAGGTCGAAGCCTTCGGGCCGTACTGCGCACGCGAAGTGGTCGACTTCGACGTGCTCGGCGCCGACGGTCTCTTCCTGCTGCACGGCGAGACCGGCGCGGGCAAGACGACGCTGCTCGACGCGATCGCGTTCGCGTTGTTCGGCGTGGTCCCCGGCGCCCGCAACGAAGCCAAGCGGCTGCGCTGCGACCTCGCCGACCCCGACCAGGTCACCGAGGTCGCGCTGGAGCTCACCGTGCAGGGGCACCGGCTGAAGATCGTGCGCAACCCGGAGTACCAGCGGCCGAAGCGGCGCGGCGAGGGCACGACCACCCAGCAGGCCCGGGTGTCGCTGAGCTGGGTCGGCACCGCGCCCGCCGGGCTGGCCCCGGAAGGCCTGATCCGGATCGAGGAGGTCGCGCGCACCGTCGAGCGGCTGCTCGGGATGACCGCGGCCCAGTTCTTCCAGGTGGTGCTGCTGCCGCAGGGCGAGTTCGCCCGGTTCCTGCGGTCGGACACCGCCGAGCGCGAGAAGCTCCTCGAGCGGCTGTTCGGCACCGAGCGCTTCGCCGACGTCGAACGCTGGTTCGCCGACCTGCGGGCCGAGCGCGGCCGCGAGCTGGAAAAGCGGCAGCAGGACGTGCGGGAGCTGCTGGCCAGGTACGCGCAGGAAGCCCAGCAGGACCCGCCGGAGGCGGACGTCGCCGAGTGGGTTGCCGCCGTGCTCGCCGCTTCGGAAGAACGCGTCGGGCAGGTCACCGCCGAGGAGCTGCGGGCGCGGTCGGCCGCCCAGCGGGCGGACGTCTACCTGCAGGAAGAACGCGCCGGCGCGGAGAAGATCCGGCGCGTCCGCACCGCGCACCTGCGGCTCCTGGAAATCACCGAGCAGGCGCCGCAGCGGGCGGAGTGGGCGCAGGAGGTCGCGGCCGCCCGCCGCGCCGCCGGGGTCGCCGTCGAGGCCGACCTCCTGGACCGCCGGGCCGCCGAACTCACCGAGGCCGAGCAGGCGGAGAAGGCCTGCGGCGGGCACCTGCGCGAGTTCGGCACGCGCGCGACCGGCGACCTGAAGGCGCGGGCGGCGACCGCGCGGGAAGAGGCCGGAGCGGTGGCCGAGCTGGTCGCCGAAGCCGAGCAACAGCAGCTCGACGTGATGCGGCGCGACGACCGGAAGCTGGCCGCCGTCACGGCCCGGCAGCAGGTCGAGCAGCTGACCACCGAACTGGCCGCGATCCCCGGCCAGCTGGCCAAGCTGCGGGCGGACGCACTGGCCGCGGCCGAAGCCGAAGCCAAGCTCGACGGAGCCCGCGCCAAGGTCGAAGAGCTGACGGCCGCGGCGCGCGACGCGGCCGACCTGCCCGAGGCGCAAGCGAAGGTCGGGCGGGGCGAAGCGAAGCTGCGCGAGGTCGTCGACACGCACCAGGCGGCCCGGCAGCGGCGGCTCGACCTGCGGGAGCGGCGGCTCGACGGGATGGCGGCCGAGCTGGCCGCCGCGCTGCCCGAAGGCGCGCCGTGCCCGGTGTGCGGGTCGGCCGAGCACCCGGCGAAGGCGAACCGGGACGTCGAGCTGGTCGACCCGGCGGAGGAGCGCGCCGCCGAAGAAGCCGAGCAAACGGCGGACGCGGTGCGGCAGCGAGTCGTGGTCGCCCTGGAAGAGGCGAAGGCGCGGCTGGCCGGCCTGCTCGAGCGGCTGGCCGGGCGCACGGCCGAGTCGATCACCGCGGAGCTGGCGGAAGCGCGTTCGGCGGTCGTGGCGCTGACCGAGCGGGCGGCAGGGAAGGCCAAGCTGGGTCAGCAGGTCGTCCTCTTGGAGCAGGACCTCGAAGCGCGGACCGAACGCCGCCGCCAAGCGGAACAGGCGGCGACCGAGGCGACGACCGACGTCCGGGCCCTCGAAGAACGCCTGGCCGAGCGCGAACGCCGGCTGGTCGCCGGGCGGGGCGAGTTCGCGGACGTCGCGGCGCGGCGTGGGCACCTGATCGGCCTGGCGGGGGCTCTCGAAGCGGTCGCCGAAGCGCGGACGGCCGTCATCGGGGCCCGGGAGCGGGTGGCCGAGCAACGTGCGCTGGTCGAGGCGGCGGTCACGGCGAAGGGGTTCACGTCGCTGAAGAAGGCGCGGGCCGCGATGCTGCCGGACGAACAGATCGAGAAGCTGGAACAGGGCATCGCGGAGGCCGAGGCGGCCGCGGCCGGGGCACGGGCGCTGCTGTCCGAACCGGACCTGTTCGGGATCTCGCCGGACGACGTCGCGGACGTCGACCGCGCGGCCGACGCGGCGGAGCTGGCGCGGGCGCGCGCGGATTCGGCGTACGCGGCGATGCGCGTGGCCACCGCGCAGCACGACGAGCTGACCCGGCTGGCCGGCTTGCTGCGGAAGGCCCTCGCCGGGCTGGCGCCGGCCGAAGCGGCGTACGCCGAGTTGCGGGCGCTCGCGGAGGTCGTCAACGGGCGCGGGCAGAACAGCCGCAAGATGTCGTTGCGGTCGTACGTGCTGGCGGCGCGGCTGGAGGAGGTGGCGGTCGCCGCCACGCACCGGCTGCGCACCATGAGCCAGGGGCGCTACTCGTTCGTGCACTCGGACGCGGCCGGGGCGCGTGGCACCCGCGGCGGGCTCGGCATCGACGTGCTGGACGACTACTCCGGCACCATCCGCCCGGCGAAGACGCTGTCCGGTGGCGAGTCGTTCCTCGCGTCGCTGGCCCTCGCGCTGGGGCTGGCCGATGTCGTCGCGGGGGAAACCGGCGGCGCGCTGCTCGACACGCTGTTCGTCGACGAGGGCTTCGGCACCCTGGACGCCGAAACCCTCGACGTCGTGATGAACATCCTCGACGAGCTCCGCGCCGGCGGCCGGGTGGTCGGGCTCGTGTCCCACGTCGAGGAGCTGCGGCAGCGCATCCCGACGCGGCTGCGCGTCCGCAAGTCCCGCACGGGCTCGACATTGGAGGTGCGCGCCGGCTGA
- the ychF gene encoding redox-regulated ATPase YchF, which yields MSLTLGIVGLPNVGKSTLFNALTRNDVLAANYPFATIEPNVGVVPLPDPRLDKLAELHKSEKIVPAVVSFVDIAGIVKGASEGAGLGNKFLANIREANAICQVIRVFDDPDVIHVDGRIDPSSDIETINTELILADLQTLDKALPRLEKEARTKKENKPALDNAQKAKEILDAGRTLFQAQKEVDFDALRELSLLTTKPFLYVFNADESVLTDEARREELTKLVAPADAVFLDAKVEAELLELDDEESVRELLESVGQPEPGLYSLARAGFHTLGLQTYLTAGPKESRAWTIPKGATAPQAAGVIHTDFERGFIKAEIVSYDDLMEHGSMAAARAAGKVRMEGKDYVMADGDVVEFRFNV from the coding sequence GTGAGCCTCACCCTCGGTATCGTCGGCCTGCCCAACGTCGGCAAGTCCACCCTGTTCAACGCGCTGACCCGCAACGACGTGCTCGCCGCGAACTACCCGTTCGCGACGATCGAGCCGAACGTCGGCGTCGTGCCGCTGCCGGACCCGCGGCTGGACAAGCTGGCCGAGCTGCACAAGTCCGAGAAGATCGTGCCGGCTGTGGTGTCCTTTGTGGACATCGCGGGCATCGTGAAGGGCGCGTCCGAGGGCGCCGGGCTGGGCAACAAGTTCCTCGCGAACATCCGCGAGGCCAACGCGATCTGCCAGGTCATCCGGGTGTTCGACGACCCCGACGTGATCCACGTCGACGGCCGCATCGACCCGTCGAGCGACATCGAGACGATCAACACCGAGCTCATCCTCGCCGACCTGCAGACGCTGGACAAGGCGCTGCCGCGGCTGGAGAAGGAAGCGCGGACGAAGAAGGAGAACAAGCCCGCGCTGGACAACGCCCAGAAGGCGAAGGAGATCCTCGACGCCGGGCGCACGCTGTTCCAGGCGCAGAAGGAAGTCGACTTCGACGCGCTGCGCGAGCTGAGCCTGCTGACGACGAAGCCGTTCCTCTACGTCTTCAACGCCGACGAGTCGGTCCTCACCGACGAAGCCCGCCGCGAGGAGCTGACCAAGCTGGTCGCCCCGGCGGACGCGGTGTTCCTCGACGCGAAGGTCGAGGCGGAGCTGCTGGAACTGGACGACGAGGAGTCGGTCCGCGAACTCCTGGAGTCGGTCGGCCAGCCGGAGCCGGGCCTCTATTCCCTGGCCCGCGCGGGCTTCCACACGCTCGGCCTGCAGACGTACCTGACGGCGGGCCCGAAGGAGTCCCGCGCCTGGACGATCCCGAAGGGCGCGACGGCCCCGCAGGCCGCGGGCGTCATCCACACGGACTTCGAGCGCGGCTTCATCAAGGCGGAGATCGTCTCATACGACGACCTGATGGAGCACGGCTCGATGGCGGCCGCCCGAGCGGCGGGCAAGGTCCGCATGGAGGGCAAGGACTACGTCATGGCCGACGGCGACGTGGTCGAGTTCCGCTTCAACGTCTGA
- a CDS encoding thiamine ABC transporter substrate-binding protein, with protein MKRRAVRAATAVAVVSVVAAGCSLSDGDGGTQQTPTVTLVTHDSFLAPQEVLDAFQKQSGIKISVLKQGDAGSLTNKLVLTKANPVGDVAYGVDSTFASRALKEGVFEPYTSPEADRGPQRYAVDPEHRLSAVDVGDVCVNVDANYFATKGILAPASYDDLADPKYKDLLVAEDPATASPGLAFLLGTIAKYGEAGWKDYWTKLKANGLKVVSGWEEAYTEEFSGSSGKGPRPIVVSYASSPAAEVGDDGKPRTKALLDTCYRQVEYAGVLAGGKQTESARKVVDFLLSQQFQATVAANMYVYPARQGVDLPAGWAQVAPLPQKPEALTADQVQAGREKWIGEWRTLVQ; from the coding sequence ATGAAACGCAGGGCTGTTCGCGCCGCGACGGCCGTCGCCGTGGTCAGCGTCGTCGCCGCGGGGTGCTCGCTGTCGGACGGCGACGGTGGCACGCAGCAGACGCCCACCGTCACCCTCGTGACGCACGACTCCTTCCTGGCGCCGCAGGAGGTGCTCGACGCCTTCCAGAAGCAGTCGGGCATCAAGATCTCCGTGCTCAAGCAGGGCGACGCCGGATCGCTGACCAACAAGCTCGTGCTCACCAAGGCCAACCCGGTTGGCGATGTCGCGTACGGCGTCGACTCGACGTTCGCCTCGCGCGCGCTCAAGGAAGGCGTCTTCGAGCCCTACACCAGCCCGGAGGCCGACCGCGGGCCGCAGCGCTACGCCGTCGATCCCGAGCACCGGCTGTCCGCCGTCGACGTCGGGGACGTCTGCGTCAACGTCGACGCGAACTACTTCGCCACCAAGGGGATCCTGGCGCCCGCGAGCTACGACGACCTGGCCGACCCGAAGTACAAGGACCTCCTCGTCGCCGAGGACCCGGCCACCGCGTCGCCCGGGCTCGCGTTCCTGCTCGGCACCATCGCGAAGTACGGCGAGGCCGGCTGGAAGGACTACTGGACGAAGCTGAAGGCCAACGGCCTCAAGGTGGTCAGCGGCTGGGAAGAGGCCTACACCGAGGAGTTCTCCGGCTCCTCCGGCAAGGGGCCGCGGCCGATCGTCGTCTCGTACGCGTCTTCGCCCGCCGCCGAGGTGGGTGACGACGGGAAGCCGCGCACCAAGGCGCTGCTCGACACCTGCTACCGGCAGGTGGAGTACGCCGGCGTGCTGGCAGGCGGCAAGCAGACCGAGAGCGCGCGCAAGGTGGTCGACTTCCTGCTGTCGCAGCAGTTCCAGGCGACCGTCGCGGCCAACATGTACGTCTACCCGGCGCGCCAGGGCGTCGACCTGCCCGCGGGCTGGGCGCAGGTCGCGCCGCTGCCGCAGAAGCCGGAAGCGCTGACGGCGGACCAGGTGCAGGCCGGCCGGGAGAAGTGGATCGGCGAATGGCGCACGCTCGTGCAGTAG
- a CDS encoding ArsR family transcriptional regulator produces MKASPSLLPLLRSRMQGELLALVLLHPEREYTITELAEACGVTPTAVLREVERLVGGGILADRRVGRSRLVKARTDTPLYRPLSEVIAVTFGPLPLLAEALAGLAGVREAYIYGSWAARYRGEAGPPPGDVDVLVVGSPDPDALFDLVEGVSRRLGREVNVHRIAAASWAADSADPFLTSVRERPLVPLPLDQETAR; encoded by the coding sequence ATGAAAGCTTCACCGAGCTTGCTGCCGCTGCTGCGTTCGCGCATGCAGGGTGAGCTGCTGGCGCTGGTCCTGCTCCACCCGGAGCGCGAGTACACCATCACCGAGCTCGCCGAGGCCTGTGGTGTCACGCCGACGGCGGTGCTGCGCGAGGTCGAACGGCTCGTCGGGGGCGGCATCCTGGCCGACCGGCGGGTCGGCCGGAGCCGGCTGGTCAAAGCCCGCACGGACACCCCGCTCTACCGGCCGTTGAGCGAGGTCATCGCGGTCACCTTCGGGCCGCTGCCGCTGCTCGCCGAGGCTTTGGCCGGTCTGGCGGGGGTGCGCGAGGCCTACATCTACGGGTCCTGGGCCGCGCGCTACCGCGGCGAAGCGGGGCCGCCGCCCGGGGACGTCGACGTGCTCGTCGTCGGTTCGCCCGATCCGGACGCGCTCTTCGACCTGGTCGAGGGCGTGTCGCGCAGGCTGGGCCGCGAGGTCAACGTGCACCGGATCGCGGCGGCGTCGTGGGCGGCGGACAGCGCGGATCCGTTCCTCACCAGCGTGCGCGAGCGTCCGCTGGTCCCGTTGCCCCTCGATCAGGAGACCGCCCGATGA
- a CDS encoding exonuclease SbcCD subunit D: MRFLHTSDWHIGRTFHGADLLAEQEAVLGHLADLVAGEAIDAVLVSGDVYDRAVPSAEAVRVATAAVARIRAAGAQLVVTPGNHDSAPRLGAFAEFAAAGGLHLRTTVGGLAEPVLLDDDHGPVAVYGIPYLEPEPARHALGVPEARGHTGVLTEAMRRIRADLANRPGTRSVVLAHAFVTGGEPTDSERTIAVGGVEQVPGSVFDGVDYVALGHLHGPQTLAEHLRYSGSPLAYSFSEARQRKSVWLVDLDAGGLGEVRRHELPVPRALATLEGEIEDLLKDPAHDAHLGHFLSITVTDRVRPVDAMRRLRERFPYAVHLEWEPAGGHGGAPLRYSEAVRGRSDIEISRSFLDDCRGAPPTGSEEQLLFKALEAADRGALAK; this comes from the coding sequence GTGAGATTCCTGCACACCTCCGACTGGCACATCGGCCGCACGTTCCACGGCGCCGATCTGCTCGCGGAACAGGAAGCGGTGCTCGGGCACCTCGCCGACCTCGTGGCCGGCGAGGCGATCGACGCCGTCCTGGTGTCAGGCGACGTCTACGACCGCGCGGTGCCCTCCGCCGAGGCCGTCCGGGTGGCCACCGCGGCCGTCGCCCGGATCCGCGCGGCCGGCGCCCAGCTGGTCGTCACGCCCGGCAACCACGACTCCGCGCCCCGGCTCGGCGCCTTCGCGGAGTTCGCCGCGGCGGGCGGCCTGCACCTGCGCACCACCGTCGGCGGGCTGGCCGAACCGGTGCTGCTCGACGACGACCACGGGCCGGTCGCCGTCTACGGCATCCCTTACCTGGAACCGGAACCGGCCCGGCACGCGCTGGGCGTGCCGGAGGCGCGCGGCCACACCGGCGTGCTCACCGAGGCCATGCGCCGGATCCGCGCGGATCTCGCGAACCGGCCGGGCACGCGGTCGGTCGTGCTCGCGCACGCGTTCGTCACCGGCGGCGAGCCGACCGATTCCGAGCGGACGATCGCGGTCGGCGGCGTCGAGCAGGTGCCCGGCTCGGTCTTCGACGGCGTCGACTACGTGGCCCTCGGCCACCTCCACGGGCCACAGACGCTCGCCGAGCACCTCCGCTACTCCGGCAGCCCGCTGGCGTACTCGTTCTCCGAAGCGCGCCAACGGAAATCGGTCTGGCTGGTCGACCTGGACGCCGGCGGCCTCGGCGAGGTGCGCAGGCACGAACTGCCCGTGCCGCGCGCGCTCGCCACGCTCGAAGGCGAGATCGAGGACCTCCTGAAGGACCCGGCGCACGACGCCCACCTCGGTCACTTCCTTTCGATCACGGTCACCGACCGGGTCCGCCCGGTGGACGCGATGCGGCGCCTGCGCGAGCGCTTCCCGTACGCGGTGCACCTCGAATGGGAGCCCGCCGGCGGCCACGGCGGCGCCCCGCTGCGCTACTCCGAAGCCGTCCGCGGCCGGTCGGACATCGAGATCTCGCGCAGCTTCCTCGACGACTGCCGCGGTGCCCCGCCGACCGGGAGCGAAGAGCAGCTCCTGTTCAAGGCACTGGAAGCGGCCGACCGGGGGGCCCTCGCGAAATGA
- a CDS encoding DUF1737 domain-containing protein → MTDQPPNGLPRYRLLTGPDDAKFCHRVSEALELGYRLHGSPAATFDGDQVIVAQALLWQGEQG, encoded by the coding sequence ATGACGGACCAGCCGCCGAACGGCCTGCCCCGCTACCGCCTGCTCACCGGCCCGGACGACGCGAAGTTCTGCCACCGCGTCAGCGAGGCGCTCGAACTCGGCTACCGCCTGCACGGCTCGCCGGCGGCGACGTTCGACGGTGACCAGGTGATCGTGGCCCAGGCGCTGCTGTGGCAGGGCGAGCAGGGCTAG